The following proteins are co-located in the Brachybacterium sacelli genome:
- a CDS encoding ABC transporter substrate-binding protein, translating to MIPRRSLFGAAGIAGASLLAACAGESDVDPALGAPAGPQDSGAITFQIWDKAQEPAMQQIIDAFREQYPDITVTMSSAAFATYFERLRIQATGDDLPDVFWINGPNFELYASYGMLQDLGELEGFDPANYPLNLTELYTYQGTPYASPKDFDTIALWYNRDLLHRAGIDEPTGSWSWEEYRDASAAVTRTLGAEQIWGNPGGVANQAYIYPLIMQAGGFILDEEKTVSGYDSPAAIEAFSFLDGMIREGTAPDVRYTTENKPEDLFSSGRAALYQSGNWQAALLKDSPVREHLGVAPLIHGAEEANVIHGIGYAMSARSRNKPAASAFLSFLGSEQAHRIQGAAGAANPAFVGTNDAYIEALPEFSLDVFVDAAETARQYPASQNTSAWLQLEELLFPKILSGDGELEKHAQDLAARMNGVLADES from the coding sequence GTGATCCCCAGACGTTCCCTGTTCGGCGCCGCCGGTATCGCGGGGGCGAGCCTTCTCGCCGCGTGCGCGGGTGAGTCCGACGTCGATCCGGCTCTCGGTGCCCCCGCCGGTCCCCAGGACTCGGGGGCCATCACGTTCCAGATCTGGGACAAGGCTCAGGAACCGGCGATGCAGCAGATCATCGACGCCTTCCGCGAGCAGTACCCGGACATCACCGTGACCATGTCCTCCGCCGCCTTCGCCACCTACTTCGAGCGGCTGCGCATCCAGGCCACCGGTGACGACCTGCCGGACGTGTTCTGGATCAACGGGCCGAACTTCGAGCTGTACGCCTCGTACGGGATGCTGCAGGACCTCGGCGAGCTGGAGGGATTCGATCCGGCGAACTACCCGTTGAACCTCACCGAGCTCTACACCTACCAGGGGACGCCGTACGCGAGCCCGAAGGATTTCGACACCATCGCCCTGTGGTACAACCGCGATCTGCTGCACCGTGCGGGGATCGACGAGCCCACCGGCAGCTGGAGCTGGGAGGAGTACCGCGACGCCTCCGCAGCGGTGACGCGGACCCTCGGCGCCGAGCAGATCTGGGGCAATCCGGGCGGCGTCGCGAACCAGGCCTACATCTACCCGCTGATCATGCAGGCCGGAGGGTTCATCCTCGACGAGGAGAAGACCGTCTCCGGCTACGACAGCCCCGCAGCGATCGAGGCGTTCTCCTTCCTCGACGGCATGATCCGCGAGGGCACCGCCCCGGACGTCCGGTACACGACGGAGAACAAGCCCGAGGACCTGTTCAGCAGCGGGCGCGCCGCCCTGTACCAGTCGGGGAACTGGCAGGCGGCCCTGCTGAAGGACTCGCCGGTGCGCGAGCACCTCGGGGTCGCGCCGTTGATCCACGGGGCCGAGGAGGCCAACGTCATCCACGGCATCGGGTACGCGATGTCCGCTCGCAGCCGCAACAAGCCGGCAGCCTCGGCCTTCCTGTCCTTCCTCGGGTCCGAGCAGGCCCATCGCATCCAGGGCGCGGCCGGCGCCGCCAACCCCGCTTTCGTCGGCACCAACGACGCCTACATCGAGGCGCTGCCGGAGTTCTCCCTCGACGTCTTCGTGGACGCGGCGGAGACCGCGCGGCAGTACCCGGCCTCGCAGAACACCTCCGCCTGGCTGCAGCTGGAGGAGCTGCTGTTCCCCAAGATCCTGAGCGGGGACGGGGAGCTCGAGAAGCACGCACAGGATCTCGCCGCGAGGATGAACGGAGTGCTCGCCGATGAGTCATGA
- a CDS encoding carbohydrate ABC transporter permease, which produces MSHDTAPPRRRRGRGRDGYWPIVFLAPLMIGVVAFYFWPILSTVLNSFASFDPFGGRTFAGLENYRTLLGDSFIPRAVLNTAVYTAIVLLGIPIAVGVASLLTQKGLRFSRFYQVLFFLPAVSMPVAVALVWRMIFNQEFGVVNWALSLVGIDGPYWVTAPWWSLLAVSVVGLWSSLPLAVIILSAGLQGIPRELYEAAQLDGAGALRQFLSVTVPLLTPSIFFLMIITAINGFQLFDLLFAMMGQANPAMADTQSLVYLFYSEAFRQHDQGYASVIALLILAIIGVITLLQFRVQKRWVHYD; this is translated from the coding sequence ATGAGTCATGACACCGCACCGCCGAGGCGACGCCGCGGGCGCGGTCGCGACGGCTACTGGCCGATCGTCTTCCTCGCGCCGCTCATGATCGGCGTGGTCGCCTTCTACTTCTGGCCGATCCTGTCGACCGTCCTGAACTCCTTCGCCAGCTTCGACCCGTTCGGCGGCCGCACCTTCGCCGGCCTGGAGAACTACCGGACGCTGCTGGGCGACTCCTTCATCCCCCGGGCGGTCCTCAACACCGCGGTGTACACCGCGATCGTGCTGCTGGGCATCCCCATCGCCGTGGGGGTCGCCTCCCTGCTGACCCAGAAGGGCCTGCGGTTCTCCCGCTTCTACCAGGTGCTGTTCTTCCTGCCCGCGGTCTCGATGCCGGTGGCCGTCGCGCTGGTGTGGCGGATGATCTTCAACCAGGAGTTCGGCGTCGTCAACTGGGCGCTGTCCCTGGTCGGCATCGACGGCCCCTATTGGGTCACGGCCCCGTGGTGGTCGCTGCTGGCGGTGTCCGTCGTCGGCCTCTGGTCGAGCCTGCCGCTGGCGGTGATCATCCTGTCGGCCGGGCTGCAGGGCATCCCCCGCGAGCTGTACGAGGCGGCCCAGCTCGACGGGGCCGGCGCCCTGCGGCAGTTCCTGTCGGTCACGGTGCCCCTGCTGACCCCCAGCATCTTCTTCCTGATGATCATCACCGCGATCAACGGCTTCCAGCTGTTCGACCTGCTGTTCGCGATGATGGGGCAGGCCAACCCGGCGATGGCCGATACCCAGTCGCTGGTCTACCTGTTCTACTCGGAGGCTTTCCGACAGCACGATCAGGGCTACGCCTCGGTGATCGCGCTGCTGATCCTGGCGATCATCGGCGTGATCACCCTGCTGCAGTTCCGAGTGCAGAAGAGGTGGGTCCACTATGACTGA
- a CDS encoding carbohydrate ABC transporter permease, which yields MTDKRTTRPRYATHAALLIGGAVMVFPFAWQLIMSLSTHAEVTSVPPTWVPEKLQWQNYPAVFEQVPFWNQFVTTAAVTVARVVGQLLLCAMAGYAFARMEFRGKGVLFALVLSILMVPYQIYLIPQYEIVQELGWLNTVAGIAAPGIFSAFGTFLMRQHFLGMPRSLEEAARLDGANPWQTFWRIMFPLSGPSLSAVAILTALASWNDLMWPLIVATYDDRTTLAVGLSTMQGQFTTDYPVMMAASFMAMLPLMILFIVLQRRVVEGLAHSGMKG from the coding sequence ATGACTGACAAGCGCACGACGCGCCCCCGCTACGCGACCCATGCGGCGCTGCTGATCGGCGGGGCGGTGATGGTCTTCCCCTTCGCGTGGCAGCTGATCATGTCGCTGTCCACGCACGCCGAGGTGACCTCCGTGCCGCCCACCTGGGTCCCCGAGAAGCTGCAGTGGCAGAACTACCCGGCGGTGTTCGAGCAGGTCCCGTTCTGGAACCAGTTCGTCACCACAGCGGCGGTCACCGTGGCACGTGTCGTCGGCCAGTTGCTGCTGTGCGCGATGGCCGGGTACGCCTTCGCCCGGATGGAGTTCCGCGGCAAGGGCGTGCTGTTCGCCCTGGTGCTGTCGATCCTGATGGTGCCCTACCAGATCTACCTCATCCCGCAGTACGAGATCGTCCAGGAGCTGGGATGGCTGAACACAGTGGCCGGCATCGCCGCCCCCGGCATCTTCAGCGCCTTCGGCACCTTCCTCATGCGCCAGCACTTCCTGGGCATGCCACGCTCGCTCGAGGAGGCGGCGCGCCTGGACGGAGCCAACCCGTGGCAGACGTTCTGGCGCATCATGTTCCCGCTGAGCGGTCCGTCGCTGAGCGCCGTCGCGATCCTCACCGCACTGGCCTCGTGGAACGACCTGATGTGGCCGCTGATCGTGGCCACCTACGACGATCGCACCACGCTCGCGGTGGGGCTGTCGACGATGCAGGGGCAGTTCACCACCGACTACCCGGTGATGATGGCCGCCAGCTTCATGGCCATGCTGCCCCTGATGATCCTGTTCATCGTGCTGCAGCGCCGTGTCGTCGAGGGGCTCGCGCACTCCGGCATGAAGGGCTGA
- a CDS encoding CDGSH iron-sulfur domain-containing protein, which yields MSDDITDAHPEVIRCPGGPMLLRGEHVVQDEEGNEHRTWRAVSAVCMCGGSAIKPVVRRHPQGDAEEARLPLSSN from the coding sequence ATGAGTGATGACATCACCGACGCCCATCCAGAGGTGATCCGGTGCCCCGGTGGCCCCATGCTGCTGCGCGGTGAGCATGTGGTGCAGGACGAGGAGGGGAACGAACACCGCACCTGGCGAGCGGTCAGCGCCGTCTGCATGTGTGGGGGTTCGGCCATCAAGCCCGTGGTGCGACGGCACCCACAAGGTGATGCGGAAGAAGCGCGCCTCCCGCTGAGCAGCAATTGA
- a CDS encoding CPBP family intramembrane glutamic endopeptidase: MMMTPTIAALVVVFFVEPSQRKAATLGIWPLRPVRRFVGYAVLGIFVSIALVLVALPVGALFGVYPADFVNFSAFQQTLDEQSGGAELPLPIGVLIAIQLITIPAAALLNVIPALGEELGWRGWLLPKLMPLGTLWALLISGVIWGLWHAPLILLGYNYPSAPGWLGVTAMVIMCILVGAVFSWLRLRSGSVWPPALAHAAFNGAGGSYLLFAMAGEHIDTTQATILGWSGWIVPFALVVLLVATGQFTPRGTRTTGADAQEDVRN, from the coding sequence ATGATGATGACTCCGACGATCGCCGCCTTGGTGGTCGTGTTCTTCGTGGAGCCTTCACAGCGCAAAGCGGCGACGCTCGGGATCTGGCCCCTGAGACCGGTCCGGAGATTTGTCGGTTACGCGGTGCTGGGAATCTTCGTGTCCATCGCGCTGGTACTGGTGGCGCTCCCGGTCGGCGCCCTGTTCGGGGTCTATCCGGCCGACTTCGTGAACTTCTCCGCGTTCCAACAGACCCTCGACGAGCAATCAGGGGGCGCCGAGCTCCCCCTTCCGATCGGCGTGCTCATCGCCATCCAGCTCATCACGATTCCCGCTGCGGCCCTCCTCAACGTGATTCCTGCCCTGGGTGAGGAACTCGGATGGAGAGGATGGCTGCTCCCGAAACTGATGCCGCTCGGCACGCTCTGGGCGTTGCTGATCTCGGGCGTCATCTGGGGCCTCTGGCATGCGCCGCTGATTCTGCTGGGATACAACTACCCGAGCGCACCCGGCTGGCTCGGCGTGACTGCGATGGTCATCATGTGCATCCTCGTCGGTGCCGTCTTCAGCTGGCTGAGGCTCCGGTCCGGATCAGTATGGCCCCCGGCCCTCGCGCATGCCGCATTCAACGGCGCGGGCGGGAGCTACCTTCTCTTCGCTATGGCAGGAGAACACATCGACACCACGCAGGCGACGATCCTCGGCTGGAGCGGGTGGATCGTGCCGTTCGCGCTCGTCGTGCTCCTCGTGGCCACCGGACAGTTCACGCCACGTGGCACCCGGACAACCGGAGCTGACGCGCAGGAAGACGTCAGGAACTGA
- a CDS encoding DUF3887 domain-containing protein translates to MTSPPLPDAAELAVAVIEDLVAGRWTPIAEQFDPAMRDGLSEDALAAAWTQVVGLSGTLESHGEPEVLRAGDVTIANTALWLEAGDYTARIAFRDDRTIAGLHLVEGKAS, encoded by the coding sequence ATGACCTCTCCCCCGCTTCCCGACGCCGCCGAGCTGGCCGTCGCAGTTATTGAAGATCTGGTCGCGGGGCGGTGGACTCCTATCGCGGAGCAGTTCGATCCCGCCATGCGCGATGGCCTGTCGGAGGATGCCCTCGCGGCCGCCTGGACACAGGTCGTCGGCCTGTCGGGAACTCTGGAGAGCCACGGAGAACCGGAGGTCCTCCGAGCTGGTGACGTGACGATCGCGAACACGGCACTGTGGTTGGAGGCCGGCGACTACACGGCACGGATCGCGTTCCGGGACGACCGGACCATCGCGGGCCTGCACCTTGTTGAAGGGAAGGCGTCATGA
- a CDS encoding NAD(P)/FAD-dependent oxidoreductase: MTSYDYLIVGGGQVADDAARALREQDPEGSVGIVSSDEDAPYTRPALTKKLWIDPDFGENAVPLNTAEDTGAELRVRTVATAIDRAGKQVELDSGERLGYEKLLLATGSEPRRLEGPEDERIIHFRSFADYRTLRHLMTDGARAVVVGGGYIGAEIAASLSLNGAHVTLVFPDDVLGASQFPPSIAERYQKLFTDHGVELLPGRRAERLTVQDDADVGITLDDGTVVGGDVVVVGLGAQPRLDLARAAGLEVSEGVVVDEHLRTTDPSIWAAGDIIEYPDAILGRTRIEHVDHARESGAAAGRSMAGAEAPYEHTPYFYSMVYGVRWEAVGTLDPSLEILEVHHDTQRSVVYYLDDQRRPVGVLMWQIDGARDAARTVIADSITDRDLLRGSIG, encoded by the coding sequence GTGACCTCGTACGACTATCTGATCGTCGGTGGAGGCCAGGTGGCCGACGACGCTGCCCGCGCTTTACGTGAACAGGACCCCGAGGGCTCTGTCGGCATCGTCAGCTCCGACGAGGATGCTCCGTACACCCGGCCCGCTCTGACCAAGAAGCTGTGGATCGACCCGGACTTCGGCGAAAACGCCGTCCCGCTGAACACGGCCGAGGACACCGGTGCCGAGCTGCGCGTGCGCACGGTGGCCACCGCGATCGACCGAGCGGGGAAGCAGGTCGAGCTCGACAGCGGGGAGCGACTCGGCTACGAGAAACTGCTGCTGGCCACCGGCTCCGAGCCGCGCCGGCTCGAAGGACCCGAGGACGAGCGCATCATCCACTTCCGCAGCTTCGCGGACTATCGCACCCTGCGGCACCTGATGACCGACGGGGCCCGAGCCGTGGTCGTCGGCGGCGGGTACATCGGCGCCGAGATCGCCGCCTCCCTCTCGCTGAACGGCGCCCACGTCACCCTGGTCTTCCCCGACGACGTGCTCGGCGCCTCGCAGTTCCCTCCGAGCATCGCGGAGCGCTACCAGAAACTGTTCACGGACCACGGCGTCGAACTGCTCCCCGGCCGGCGGGCCGAGCGCCTGACCGTCCAGGACGACGCGGACGTCGGCATCACGCTCGATGACGGCACCGTCGTCGGCGGGGACGTCGTGGTGGTCGGTCTGGGTGCTCAGCCCCGTCTCGACCTGGCCCGCGCGGCGGGGCTCGAGGTCTCCGAGGGCGTGGTGGTCGACGAGCACCTGCGAACCACCGATCCCTCGATCTGGGCGGCCGGCGACATCATCGAGTACCCCGACGCGATCCTCGGCCGCACCCGCATCGAGCACGTCGACCATGCTCGCGAATCCGGCGCGGCCGCCGGGCGATCGATGGCCGGCGCCGAGGCGCCCTACGAGCACACCCCTTATTTCTACTCCATGGTCTACGGGGTGCGCTGGGAAGCGGTGGGCACCCTCGATCCCTCCCTGGAGATCCTGGAGGTCCATCACGACACCCAGCGCAGCGTCGTCTACTACCTGGACGACCAGCGACGTCCGGTCGGAGTGCTGATGTGGCAGATCGACGGGGCTCGGGACGCCGCACGCACGGTCATCGCCGACTCGATCACCGACCGGGATCTGCTGCGAGGGAGCATCGGCTGA
- a CDS encoding TetR/AcrR family transcriptional regulator: MTIHMSPMSTVEKRTQGVADVPPRAPRQPRANRREQILDGASELFSEFGYYGASLRDISRRVGISHPGMLHHFASKEDLLSGVIDRLEEHAQTALDRQDEWCTDGQALQRALVDTWNPTSPVIQLLATLDADSTSTDHPGQFRMARLRRVHEHILEHCFQNLAAQGLLREDVDPVFAARVMLSLILRDAVRERTVRSLQRPNDEDAPQKDLCVLTRTFLKS, encoded by the coding sequence ATGACCATCCACATGTCCCCTATGTCCACGGTCGAGAAGCGGACGCAGGGCGTCGCGGACGTCCCGCCCCGGGCCCCCAGGCAGCCACGAGCCAATCGACGCGAGCAGATCCTCGACGGTGCGTCGGAGCTGTTCAGCGAGTTCGGCTACTACGGGGCCAGCCTGCGGGACATCTCGCGACGGGTCGGCATCTCCCACCCCGGCATGCTCCACCACTTCGCCTCGAAGGAAGACCTCCTCAGCGGGGTGATCGACCGCCTCGAGGAGCACGCCCAAACGGCGCTCGATCGCCAGGACGAGTGGTGCACCGACGGGCAGGCGCTGCAGCGGGCCCTGGTCGACACCTGGAACCCGACCTCACCCGTGATCCAGCTCCTGGCGACGCTGGACGCCGACTCGACCAGCACTGACCATCCAGGTCAGTTCCGCATGGCCCGGCTCCGCCGCGTGCACGAACACATCCTCGAGCACTGCTTCCAGAACCTCGCCGCTCAGGGACTGCTGCGCGAGGACGTGGACCCCGTCTTCGCTGCGCGCGTCATGCTGTCGTTGATCCTCCGGGACGCCGTCCGTGAACGGACGGTGCGAAGCCTGCAGCGCCCGAACGACGAGGACGCCCCGCAGAAGGACCTGTGCGTGCTGACCCGCACCTTCCTGAAGAGCTGA
- a CDS encoding SpoIIE family protein phosphatase: protein MVVTAEEIDAARQGFDDLPAAVAVVRGNDLRIVAANTAYRELIGRPDVVGAPFREACPELVDGGLVELVDRVRRGGGPVTERERRQAAASRPDSTDGDAWFDLVLVPQRGEDSQVTGVLIQLTGVTQQRADRRDTEVAAATSELRYRQAREVALELQEALLPAALPTLPQVRLAAGYRVAEHGQAAGGDWFDATVLHDGRVALGVGDVVGHGVAASTAMGRLRAVLEDVLTRTGDLDQAVSHAERLATRTVEMRASTLCIAVLDPAGGELTYITCGHPPPLVIGADGTSRYLPTTGGTPLGTGTAPRASTVRLDVGDMVILYSDGLIERSGRTLTDGMAALTRVAQDAARQAQPAEGGEVSAPDRVCQLSVELLAAPGTDDDATVLAAQRLDAPNGGYHDEVMATVDSVPSLREGVGAWLAGLGASPTECQDLDLATIELITNVLEHAYPAGEEGPVSVSADLARDGTLRLLVSDRGRWRAPMDSDAIGGRGLWIAESLVDWMSIVHGDARTGGTTVTLRRRLWKPAQVTSRSDIVPARPERSDLDLTVAGGLPPRVDVAGQIDITTIRAFTDQLDAACRGGLRPLVVDLTEVDLLASAGVRVLLSMRERLAMHGHRLDLISATGTPTQTVLDLVGLSWRHEEEDPGDAWQVRA, encoded by the coding sequence ATGGTCGTCACCGCTGAGGAGATCGATGCGGCGCGGCAGGGTTTCGACGACCTGCCTGCCGCGGTGGCGGTCGTGCGCGGGAACGATCTGCGCATCGTGGCGGCCAATACCGCGTATCGGGAGCTCATCGGCCGACCGGATGTGGTCGGAGCGCCGTTTCGCGAGGCGTGCCCGGAGCTCGTGGACGGTGGGCTCGTCGAGCTGGTGGACCGGGTCCGCCGAGGCGGCGGGCCGGTCACCGAGCGCGAACGGCGCCAGGCCGCTGCTTCCCGGCCCGACAGCACCGACGGCGACGCGTGGTTCGACCTGGTGCTCGTGCCCCAGCGGGGCGAGGACTCTCAGGTGACGGGCGTGTTGATCCAGCTGACCGGTGTCACGCAGCAACGAGCGGACCGCCGGGACACGGAGGTGGCGGCGGCGACCTCCGAGTTGCGCTACCGACAGGCTCGTGAGGTCGCACTGGAGCTGCAGGAGGCATTGCTGCCCGCCGCTCTGCCGACCCTCCCGCAGGTGCGCCTCGCGGCGGGGTATCGAGTGGCCGAGCATGGGCAGGCCGCCGGGGGTGACTGGTTCGACGCGACCGTGCTCCACGACGGACGGGTCGCCCTCGGCGTCGGGGACGTGGTCGGCCACGGCGTCGCGGCCTCGACCGCGATGGGCCGGCTCCGGGCCGTCCTCGAAGACGTTCTGACGCGGACCGGCGACCTCGACCAGGCAGTCAGCCATGCTGAGCGGCTCGCGACGCGCACCGTCGAGATGCGGGCGAGCACCCTGTGCATCGCGGTGCTGGATCCGGCCGGCGGCGAACTGACCTATATCACCTGCGGCCATCCGCCTCCGCTCGTGATCGGGGCCGACGGGACCTCGCGCTACCTGCCGACCACGGGCGGCACCCCGCTCGGCACGGGCACCGCACCGAGGGCCTCGACCGTTCGGTTGGACGTCGGGGACATGGTGATCCTCTACAGCGACGGACTGATCGAGCGCTCGGGCCGCACGCTCACCGACGGGATGGCGGCCTTGACCCGGGTCGCGCAGGACGCGGCCCGTCAGGCGCAACCGGCCGAGGGCGGCGAGGTCTCGGCTCCCGATCGGGTCTGTCAGCTCTCCGTCGAGCTCCTCGCCGCGCCCGGGACCGACGACGACGCCACGGTGCTCGCGGCACAGCGTCTTGACGCGCCGAACGGGGGCTACCACGACGAGGTGATGGCCACCGTCGATTCCGTGCCCAGCCTGCGGGAAGGGGTCGGTGCCTGGCTCGCGGGGCTGGGCGCATCGCCGACCGAGTGCCAGGATCTGGATCTCGCCACGATCGAGCTCATCACCAACGTCCTCGAGCACGCCTATCCCGCGGGTGAAGAGGGGCCGGTGAGCGTCAGCGCGGATCTGGCCCGTGACGGGACCCTCCGCCTGCTCGTCTCGGATCGCGGGCGATGGCGCGCGCCGATGGACTCGGACGCGATCGGTGGGCGCGGTCTGTGGATCGCGGAATCCCTCGTGGACTGGATGTCGATCGTGCACGGCGATGCGCGCACCGGCGGCACGACGGTGACGCTTCGCCGGCGACTGTGGAAGCCGGCCCAGGTGACGTCGCGATCGGACATCGTGCCCGCTCGCCCGGAACGATCCGATCTCGATCTCACGGTGGCCGGCGGTCTGCCTCCTCGGGTCGACGTGGCGGGTCAGATCGACATCACCACCATCCGGGCGTTCACCGATCAGCTGGACGCAGCCTGCCGTGGTGGTCTGCGTCCGCTGGTCGTAGACTTGACCGAAGTCGACCTGCTGGCCAGTGCGGGAGTGCGCGTGCTCCTGAGCATGCGGGAGAGATTGGCGATGCATGGCCACCGGCTCGATCTGATCAGTGCCACGGGCACGCCGACGCAGACAGTGCTCGACCTGGTCGGGCTGTCGTGGCGTCACGAGGAGGAGGATCCTGGGGATGCCTGGCAAGTCCGTGCATGA
- a CDS encoding GAF and ANTAR domain-containing protein yields MPGKSVHDLALEFRQLSEFLHTGGSPAAARQRLVDLACLFVPGCEWAGITTNPQGVPPRSVASSDDTGRLIDEIQHHCEEGPCVRAARTEEPVLTPDLTTETRWPRFCEVALEQTPVLGVLSFHLTDSPAPTALNLYSSTAGAFDHEAVTTGALFATHASAMMAHADSAHQAATLSAALSTSRQIGAAVGILMAAHKVTETEAFELLRHASNRLNRKLHVIAQDVTDTGELPGRVRR; encoded by the coding sequence ATGCCTGGCAAGTCCGTGCATGACCTGGCGCTCGAGTTCCGGCAGCTCAGCGAGTTCCTCCACACCGGTGGATCACCTGCCGCGGCACGTCAGCGCCTCGTCGATCTCGCCTGCCTGTTCGTCCCGGGATGCGAGTGGGCCGGGATCACCACGAATCCGCAGGGCGTGCCGCCGCGCAGCGTGGCGAGCAGCGACGACACGGGACGACTGATCGACGAGATCCAGCATCATTGCGAGGAAGGCCCGTGCGTGCGTGCGGCGCGCACCGAGGAGCCCGTGCTGACGCCCGACCTCACGACCGAGACCAGATGGCCGCGCTTCTGCGAGGTGGCCCTCGAGCAGACCCCGGTGCTCGGGGTGCTGTCCTTTCATCTCACGGACTCGCCGGCGCCGACGGCGCTGAACCTCTACTCGAGCACCGCGGGGGCGTTCGACCACGAGGCGGTCACCACCGGAGCCCTGTTCGCCACGCACGCCTCCGCGATGATGGCGCATGCGGACAGCGCCCACCAGGCGGCCACCCTGAGTGCGGCCCTCAGTACCAGTCGTCAGATCGGCGCGGCGGTGGGGATACTGATGGCGGCGCACAAGGTCACCGAGACCGAGGCCTTCGAGCTGCTGCGCCACGCGAGCAACCGCCTGAACCGCAAGCTCCATGTCATCGCTCAGGACGTCACGGACACCGGCGAGCTGCCCGGACGCGTGCGCCGCTGA
- a CDS encoding amidohydrolase — translation MLIRQVRPFDAAAEGTPCRPVDLRLRDGMIAEIGPGLAPAGGEEVLDGGGALALPGLWDQHVHTGQLAQAHSRLDTAGAGSVGVILELVRAELTARREARTATQQALIGFGHRLVDFAVPPTVPALDEATGAVPTVLIGGDAHHAWLNSAALERLGVPPRDGIVAEEEWFALAPRLTELPGVAETLATGAAMMQRQALERGVVGLVDMEWGRPWEVWRSRGARMRIRTAVYPAELPHAPAPTGTVLDDTGLVTMGPLKVIVDGALGSHSAYTREAYSDGHGYAGRGVLSVGPAQLTAVLARAREQGLTAAVHAIGDAAAQIALEAIGQIGIAARLEHAQMLTDDDVDALAALGVIASVQPAHLLDDRDATESVWPGHGDRAFRLRDLLTAGVPLVLGSDAPVAPLDPWLAMAAAVHRSADERAGWHREQQLQPREALAASTDGVGRLAVGGRGDVVLLEEDPFADVPLDGDALMVESAAREAALRLRETTVLATVVAGALAAQR, via the coding sequence GTGCTGATCAGACAGGTGCGGCCGTTCGACGCCGCCGCGGAGGGGACCCCGTGCCGTCCCGTGGACCTGCGGCTGCGCGACGGGATGATCGCCGAGATCGGTCCGGGCCTGGCACCGGCCGGCGGTGAGGAGGTCCTCGACGGCGGCGGGGCGCTCGCGCTCCCGGGGCTGTGGGACCAGCACGTCCACACCGGGCAGCTCGCGCAGGCCCACTCCCGTCTGGACACGGCCGGGGCCGGAAGCGTCGGCGTGATCCTCGAGCTGGTGCGCGCCGAGCTCACCGCGCGGCGCGAGGCCCGCACCGCTACGCAGCAGGCACTGATCGGCTTCGGGCACCGCCTGGTCGACTTCGCGGTGCCGCCGACGGTCCCTGCGCTCGACGAGGCCACCGGCGCCGTCCCGACGGTGCTGATCGGGGGCGACGCCCACCACGCCTGGCTGAACTCGGCGGCCCTGGAGCGGCTGGGGGTGCCCCCGCGCGACGGGATCGTCGCCGAGGAGGAGTGGTTCGCCCTCGCACCGCGGCTGACGGAGCTGCCCGGGGTGGCCGAGACGCTCGCGACCGGAGCCGCGATGATGCAGCGCCAGGCGCTGGAGCGCGGCGTCGTCGGCCTCGTGGACATGGAGTGGGGCCGGCCCTGGGAGGTCTGGCGCTCGCGCGGCGCGCGGATGCGGATCCGCACCGCGGTCTACCCTGCCGAGCTCCCCCACGCCCCCGCCCCGACGGGCACCGTCCTGGACGACACCGGCCTGGTGACGATGGGCCCGCTGAAGGTGATCGTCGACGGGGCGCTCGGCTCCCATTCGGCCTACACCCGCGAGGCGTACTCCGACGGCCACGGCTATGCCGGACGCGGGGTGCTGAGCGTCGGCCCCGCCCAGCTCACGGCCGTCCTCGCCCGGGCGCGCGAGCAGGGACTGACGGCCGCGGTCCATGCGATCGGCGATGCCGCCGCCCAGATCGCCCTCGAGGCGATCGGGCAGATCGGGATCGCCGCCCGGCTCGAGCACGCGCAGATGCTCACCGACGACGACGTGGACGCCCTGGCCGCGCTCGGGGTGATCGCCTCCGTGCAGCCCGCGCATCTGCTGGATGACCGCGACGCCACCGAGAGCGTGTGGCCTGGCCACGGCGATCGGGCGTTCCGGCTGCGGGACCTGCTCACGGCCGGGGTCCCGCTGGTGCTGGGCTCGGATGCGCCGGTCGCGCCGCTGGACCCGTGGCTCGCCATGGCCGCCGCCGTGCATCGCAGCGCCGACGAGCGCGCCGGCTGGCACCGCGAGCAGCAGCTGCAGCCGCGCGAGGCCCTCGCCGCCTCGACCGACGGGGTCGGGCGGCTCGCGGTCGGGGGCCGGGGTGACGTGGTGCTGCTCGAGGAGGACCCCTTCGCTGACGTGCCGCTCGACGGCGACGCCCTGATGGTCGAGTCGGCCGCCCGGGAGGCTGCGCTACGCCTGCGGGAGACGACGGTGCTGGCGACGGTGGTCGCCGGGGCCCTCGCCGCGCAGCGCTGA